From a single Methanofollis sp. W23 genomic region:
- a CDS encoding NosD domain-containing protein, with translation MVIFMKKSIVIFCLILLALLIAPTAATTWYLHDGDNINDYTRVSGSVDTQPGDTIFLYNGTYYDFEVQKPHLSIISEGADLVTIDCRETTYISLGYGNVYADANSTHIEGISVVNSTYGILMKEGLSSDSIIRNCTFKGISSFITLFSNNITFENNIIMDNIKNPACNLMLRDSNNSCVINNRFINLTSAFSPICIMETKAANNTVSQNTFEENGILLLNAGEGNKIFLNTNVSGVTLMGTAPTLTHWNSTAPVTYTYNGATHTGYLGNFWSDHTGADENNDGVIDTQYDLPDGLGTDYAPLTATHDAYTPPEPQTLYVDDDGGEGVYTTISDAVAASNPGDTVVVKDGAYTENVQVNKQLTIHTENGAVTVTAASPAKPVFNLAADGVTLEGFTVRGPCDWGGIEIVGFDDCIVRKNDVSGCYNGVHLGGDATGNTVEENYCHENNRRGLSLRDTVAGNLVFNNTCENNAEAEICIKDAAKGNTIWANAFLGPVEIKTANTYHSPDEVTYTYRGGEYTGYVGNYYTGYTGTDADKNGIGDTPLSFGTYKDEYPMMGEWQNGEIIPTVPMLATVAVTPAAAELEEKETVQFTAAGYDDTGEAMEDLVFTWTSSNTTVGKVNATGYFEALAGGTTTVTAESDGVQGTANVTVLALADLPKIRIVKYAEDGRTVVDETTVTVRWMKKNLDVYGGENGVELHFQGPVFPDEWNETHPGEPYDFWDAGETVNANPGKINEVVKGTSVRDLCDLVGGAEEGNEIKLSSKDGYKKGLPYSTFYNPPTRQGEAIIAWWNEDKGDVPAYGDGPRLFFMAPDGIFGNWDMHECLPEGCWHYFDKMPSVAGISVAMVDTIEIMPEPRKDWSLTLNGAIDEEMSRSYYEHGVECSDSIHRAEWTDDGGKTWSGLALWLLCGWVDDGQSHGAEAYRDDLADAGYTVILIDYGPDGIEGTADDRTVEFASADVKRNDDIILANEIDGLPLAEGDWPLKLVGDDVPAEKRLGSVDAIMLTGLPGNDEGMALTLHMGWNFVSVPRTLAPGNDTVAVFDSVDCAGHSIFGYDGTDGWEVLKTSAPVRPLDGIWIYSNTTETVALAFDSLKPTTAPTKALVPGWNAIGFSDVSPAPAKETLASVKDVWAILIGLDAEEQAYSSSIINGGTGAHADERDLNPGEGYWVFMRAGSTLAAISI, from the coding sequence ATGGTGATTTTCATGAAAAAATCAATTGTAATTTTCTGTCTTATTCTGCTTGCTCTCCTCATCGCACCGACAGCGGCGACGACATGGTACCTCCATGACGGTGACAACATCAATGATTACACACGTGTTTCAGGATCAGTAGATACACAGCCAGGAGACACCATCTTCCTGTACAACGGTACCTACTATGATTTTGAAGTACAGAAACCGCATCTCTCTATCATCAGCGAGGGCGCCGATCTGGTGACTATCGACTGCAGGGAGACTACATATATTAGCTTGGGATATGGGAATGTCTACGCAGACGCGAATAGTACCCATATAGAGGGCATTTCTGTTGTCAACAGTACTTACGGCATATTGATGAAGGAAGGCCTTTCTTCTGATTCTATTATCCGCAACTGCACCTTCAAAGGAATAAGTTCCTTTATCACACTATTCAGTAACAACATTACATTTGAGAATAACATCATAATGGACAATATAAAGAATCCTGCCTGTAATTTAATGCTGAGAGATTCAAACAACTCTTGCGTCATTAATAACAGGTTCATTAATCTTACATCAGCATTTTCACCCATTTGTATAATGGAAACAAAGGCGGCCAACAACACCGTCAGCCAGAACACCTTCGAAGAAAACGGCATATTGCTCCTCAATGCCGGCGAAGGCAACAAGATCTTCCTCAACACCAACGTCTCAGGGGTAACCCTCATGGGCACCGCCCCCACCCTCACCCACTGGAACTCCACCGCCCCCGTCACCTACACCTATAACGGCGCCACCCACACCGGGTACCTCGGCAACTTCTGGTCAGACCACACCGGCGCCGACGAGAACAACGACGGCGTCATCGACACCCAGTACGACCTCCCCGACGGCCTGGGCACCGATTACGCCCCGCTGACCGCGACGCACGACGCCTACACACCGCCCGAACCGCAGACCCTGTACGTCGACGACGACGGCGGCGAAGGCGTCTACACCACCATCTCCGATGCGGTCGCGGCCTCGAACCCCGGCGACACCGTCGTCGTGAAGGACGGCGCCTACACAGAGAACGTGCAGGTGAACAAACAACTCACCATCCACACCGAGAACGGCGCCGTCACCGTCACGGCCGCCTCCCCCGCCAAACCGGTCTTCAACCTCGCCGCAGACGGCGTGACCCTCGAAGGATTCACGGTCCGCGGGCCGTGCGACTGGGGCGGGATCGAGATCGTCGGTTTCGACGACTGCATCGTCAGGAAGAACGACGTTTCAGGCTGCTACAACGGCGTCCACCTCGGCGGCGACGCAACCGGCAACACCGTCGAAGAGAACTATTGTCACGAGAACAACAGACGCGGCCTCAGCCTTCGCGACACCGTCGCCGGCAACCTCGTCTTCAACAACACCTGCGAGAACAACGCTGAAGCCGAGATCTGCATCAAGGACGCGGCAAAGGGCAACACCATCTGGGCCAACGCCTTCCTCGGCCCCGTCGAGATCAAGACCGCCAACACCTACCACTCCCCCGACGAGGTGACCTACACCTACCGCGGCGGCGAGTACACCGGCTACGTCGGCAACTACTACACCGGGTACACCGGCACCGACGCCGACAAAAACGGCATCGGCGACACCCCGCTGTCCTTCGGCACCTACAAGGACGAGTACCCGATGATGGGCGAGTGGCAGAACGGCGAGATCATCCCGACGGTCCCGATGCTCGCCACCGTCGCCGTCACCCCGGCCGCCGCCGAACTCGAAGAAAAAGAGACCGTCCAGTTCACGGCCGCAGGGTACGACGACACCGGCGAAGCGATGGAAGATCTCGTCTTCACCTGGACGAGCAGCAACACCACCGTCGGAAAAGTGAACGCCACCGGGTACTTCGAGGCCCTTGCAGGCGGCACCACGACTGTCACCGCAGAAAGCGACGGAGTTCAGGGCACCGCGAACGTCACCGTCCTCGCCCTCGCCGACCTCCCAAAGATCAGGATCGTCAAGTATGCCGAAGACGGGAGGACCGTCGTCGACGAGACCACCGTCACCGTACGGTGGATGAAGAAGAACCTCGACGTCTACGGCGGGGAGAACGGCGTCGAACTCCACTTCCAGGGCCCGGTATTCCCGGACGAATGGAACGAGACCCATCCGGGCGAACCCTATGACTTCTGGGACGCCGGAGAGACGGTCAATGCCAACCCAGGCAAGATCAATGAGGTCGTGAAAGGCACCTCTGTGCGTGACCTCTGCGACCTCGTCGGCGGCGCAGAAGAGGGCAACGAGATCAAACTCTCCTCTAAAGATGGATATAAGAAGGGGCTCCCCTACTCCACATTCTATAACCCGCCGACCAGGCAGGGCGAGGCCATCATCGCATGGTGGAACGAGGATAAGGGAGACGTCCCGGCATACGGCGACGGCCCACGCCTCTTCTTCATGGCTCCCGACGGGATCTTTGGCAACTGGGACATGCACGAGTGCCTCCCGGAGGGGTGCTGGCACTACTTCGATAAGATGCCCTCAGTGGCCGGCATCTCGGTCGCAATGGTCGACACCATCGAGATCATGCCAGAACCCAGAAAGGACTGGAGCCTCACCCTGAACGGCGCGATCGACGAAGAGATGAGCCGCAGTTACTACGAGCACGGCGTCGAGTGCAGCGACAGCATCCACCGTGCCGAATGGACCGACGACGGCGGGAAGACCTGGTCGGGCCTTGCACTCTGGCTCCTCTGTGGATGGGTCGACGACGGTCAGTCGCACGGTGCCGAGGCATACCGCGACGACCTCGCCGACGCGGGATACACCGTCATCCTCATCGACTACGGACCCGACGGCATCGAAGGCACCGCCGACGATCGTACCGTCGAGTTCGCAAGCGCAGACGTGAAGAGGAACGACGACATCATCCTTGCCAACGAGATAGACGGCCTGCCCCTCGCCGAGGGCGACTGGCCGCTCAAACTCGTCGGCGACGACGTGCCCGCCGAGAAGCGGCTCGGTAGCGTCGACGCGATCATGCTCACCGGACTCCCCGGCAACGACGAGGGCATGGCCCTCACCCTCCACATGGGCTGGAACTTCGTCTCCGTCCCGCGGACCCTTGCGCCAGGCAACGACACCGTCGCTGTCTTTGACAGCGTCGACTGTGCCGGCCACTCGATCTTCGGCTATGACGGCACGGACGGATGGGAAGTTCTCAAAACCAGCGCTCCGGTCAGACCGCTCGACGGCATCTGGATCTATTCCAACACCACCGAGACCGTCGCACTCGCCTTCGATTCGCTCAAACCCACCACCGCCCCCACAAAGGCACTTGTGCCGGGATGGAACGCCATCGGCTTCTCTGATGTAAGCCCGGCACCAGCAAAGGAAACACTCGCATCGGTCAAAGATGTATGGGCCATCCTCATCGGCCTCGACGCCGAGGAACAGGCTTATTCATCCTCGATCATCAACGGAGGGACCGGAGCACACGCAGACGAGAGAGACCTCAACCCAGGGGAAGGATACTGGGTCTTCATGCGGGCTGGCAGCACCCTTGCCGCCATCAGCATCTAA